One genomic window of Desulfonatronovibrio magnus includes the following:
- a CDS encoding type II toxin-antitoxin system RelE/ParE family toxin, translating into MDRKSLSPYWWAWSRSFLLQAQPLEYSIHWIVYAQAKRLRLILGRLNAATDPKDMDLPDLRLHKLSGNRDGFWSVKVSGNWRVTFLFENGDAEIEDYH; encoded by the coding sequence GTGGACCGCAAGTCACTGTCACCTTATTGGTGGGCTTGGAGTAGGTCATTCCTACTCCAAGCCCAGCCCCTTGAATACAGCATCCACTGGATCGTCTATGCTCAGGCAAAGAGGCTTCGGCTTATTCTCGGTCGGCTAAATGCAGCGACAGATCCCAAAGATATGGACCTGCCAGATCTTCGGTTGCACAAACTCTCCGGTAATCGCGACGGCTTCTGGTCAGTGAAGGTCAGTGGTAACTGGCGAGTGACGTTTTTGTTTGAGAACGGAGATGCCGAAATAGAAGATTACCATTAA
- a CDS encoding YheT family hydrolase, translated as MDIDWHIKPQSNNKTVVLINHGLEGNSRKKYPLGMARRLTLLGIDAVCMNFRGCSGTPNRLPRLYHSGVTDDLDTIIRHVIKKGYENVFLVGFSMGGNQLLKYLGENPEQVPSQIRAATVFSVPCDLSASSAKLDSTISRIYVMYFMRSLRAKIRLKAKMFPQVVDPRDLNRTWTFRDFDNRYTAPLNGFRDAEDYYAKASCLHFLKNIRIPSLLVQAQDDPFLTPSCFPLEQASKNPNLFLEIPKYGGHVGFHLLDSNNIYWSEYRAGKFLLG; from the coding sequence TTGGATATTGACTGGCATATAAAACCACAATCAAATAACAAAACGGTCGTACTTATAAATCATGGTCTGGAAGGCAATTCGCGCAAAAAATACCCTCTGGGTATGGCCAGACGTTTAACCCTGCTGGGAATTGACGCGGTGTGCATGAATTTTCGGGGATGCTCTGGCACTCCTAATCGTCTGCCCCGTCTGTACCACAGTGGAGTGACTGATGACCTGGATACGATAATCCGCCATGTTATCAAAAAGGGATATGAAAATGTTTTTCTTGTTGGATTCAGCATGGGAGGAAATCAGCTGCTCAAGTATCTGGGCGAAAATCCTGAACAGGTCCCTTCCCAGATCCGGGCCGCTACAGTCTTTTCCGTGCCTTGCGATTTATCCGCATCTTCTGCCAAGCTGGACTCAACCATAAGCCGCATTTATGTCATGTACTTCATGCGCAGTCTCAGAGCGAAGATAAGGTTGAAAGCAAAGATGTTCCCCCAGGTCGTTGATCCAAGGGATCTGAACAGGACATGGACCTTTCGCGATTTCGACAATCGTTACACAGCCCCGCTGAATGGGTTCCGGGACGCTGAGGATTACTATGCCAAGGCGTCATGCCTCCATTTTTTGAAAAACATTCGTATTCCAAGTCTCCTGGTACAGGCCCAGGATGATCCCTTTCTGACTCCATCTTGTTTTCCCCTGGAACAGGCCTCAAAAAATCCTAATCTTTTTCTGGAAATACCTAAATACGGTGGACATGTCGGCTTTCATCTCTTAGACAGTAACAACATCTACTGGTCGGAGTATCGGGCAGGGAAGTTTTTACTTGGTTAA
- a CDS encoding DUF1566 domain-containing protein gives MRKMWRKLFGTAALAFVLCLTGLVMSGEAQAQRFVDNGNGTVTDTVTGLMWTKNANLFGELNWYDAMSRCESFSISGIGGWRLPSKDELVALYHAIQGGHPFTGLNRLGYWSSTPYPDMADHACGVHMGNVYVHYRKAPYSHVWPVRAGQ, from the coding sequence ATGAGGAAAATGTGGAGAAAGCTTTTCGGAACAGCGGCCCTGGCATTCGTACTCTGCCTGACCGGACTGGTCATGTCCGGCGAAGCCCAGGCCCAGCGGTTCGTGGACAATGGGAACGGGACGGTGACGGACACGGTGACGGGGCTGATGTGGACCAAGAATGCCAACCTGTTCGGCGAATTGAATTGGTATGACGCCATGTCCAGGTGCGAGTCTTTCAGCATCTCCGGTATTGGAGGATGGCGGCTGCCGAGCAAGGATGAGCTTGTGGCTTTATACCATGCAATTCAAGGCGGACATCCCTTTACCGGGCTCAATAGGTTAGGCTACTGGTCCAGCACGCCCTACCCGGACATGGCGGACCACGCATGTGGCGTGCACATGGGCAACGTCTACGTGCACTACCGCAAGGCCCCCTACAGCCACGTGTGGCCGGTCCGCGCCGGACAGTGA
- a CDS encoding HigA family addiction module antitoxin, with the protein MLMYNPPHPGEVLRELCLEPLGLTVTAAAEALGVSRKTLSAVLNGKAGISPEMAIRLSIAFNTSAESWLNQQSQYELRHAEQHRKKLRVKKLVVA; encoded by the coding sequence ATGTTGATGTATAATCCTCCCCACCCAGGTGAAGTATTGCGCGAGCTTTGTTTGGAGCCACTTGGTCTTACGGTTACGGCGGCGGCTGAAGCGCTGGGAGTAAGCCGTAAAACTTTGAGTGCTGTGCTGAATGGTAAGGCTGGTATTAGTCCCGAGATGGCTATACGTCTTTCCATTGCCTTTAATACCTCTGCGGAAAGTTGGCTGAACCAGCAGTCCCAATATGAACTCCGGCATGCTGAACAGCATCGTAAAAAGCTCAGAGTTAAGAAACTTGTGGTCGCCTAA